In Dasypus novemcinctus isolate mDasNov1 chromosome 10, mDasNov1.1.hap2, whole genome shotgun sequence, one DNA window encodes the following:
- the SPI1 gene encoding transcription factor PU.1 isoform X2 gives MLQACKMEGFPLVPPPSEDLVPYDTDLYQRQTHEYYPYLSSDGESHSDHYWDFHPHHVHSEFESFPENHFTELQSVQPPQLQQLYRHMELEQMHVLDAPMAPPHAGLGHQIPYLPRMCLQYPPMSPAQPSSDEEEGERHSPPLEVSDGEADGLEPGPGLLHGETGSKKKIRLYQFLLDLLRSGDMKDSIWWVDKDKGTFQFSSKHKEALAHRWGIQKGNRKKMTYQKMARALRNYGKTGEVKKVKKKLTYQFSGEVLGRGGLAERRHPPH, from the exons ATGTTACAGGCGTGCAAAATGGAAGGGTTTCCCCTCGTCCCCCCT CCGTCGGAAGACCTGGTTCCCTATGACACGGATCTGTACCAGCGCCAGACGCATGAGTATTACCCCTATCTCAGCAGCGATGGAGAGAGCCACAGTG ACCATTACTGGGACTTCCACCCCCACCACGTGCACAGCGAGTTCGAGAGCTTCCCCGAGAACCACTTCACGGAGCTGCAGAGTGTGCAGCCCCCCCAGCTGCAGCAGCTCTACCGCCACATGGAGCTGGAGCAGATGCACGTCCTCGACGCCCCCATGGCGCCGCCCCACGCCGGCCTCGGCCACCAG ATCCCCTACCTGCCCCGGATGTGCCTCCAGTACCCCCCCATGTCCCCGGCGCAGCCCAGCTCGGATGAGGAGGAGGGCGAGCGGCACAGCCCCCCGCTGGAGGTGTCTGACGGGGAGGCGGACGGCCTGGAGCCAGGGCCTGGCCTCCTGCACGGGGAAACAG gcagcAAGAAGAAGATCCGCCTGTACCAGTTCCTGCTGGACCTGCTGCGCAGCGGCGACATGAAGGACAGCATCTGGTGGGTGGACAAGGACAAGGGCACCTTCCAGTTCTCGTCCAAGCACAAGGAGGCGCTGGCGCACCGCTGGGGCATCCAGAAGGGCAACCGCAAGAAGATGACCTACCAGAAGATGGCCCGCGCGCTGCGCAACTACGGCAAGACGGGCGAGGTCAAGAAGGTCAAGAAGAAGCTCACCTACCAGTTCAGCGGGGAGGTGCTGGGCCGCGGGGGCCTGGCCGAGAGGCGCCACCCACCCCACTGA
- the SPI1 gene encoding transcription factor PU.1 isoform X1: MLQACKMEGFPLVPPQPSEDLVPYDTDLYQRQTHEYYPYLSSDGESHSDHYWDFHPHHVHSEFESFPENHFTELQSVQPPQLQQLYRHMELEQMHVLDAPMAPPHAGLGHQIPYLPRMCLQYPPMSPAQPSSDEEEGERHSPPLEVSDGEADGLEPGPGLLHGETGSKKKIRLYQFLLDLLRSGDMKDSIWWVDKDKGTFQFSSKHKEALAHRWGIQKGNRKKMTYQKMARALRNYGKTGEVKKVKKKLTYQFSGEVLGRGGLAERRHPPH, encoded by the exons ATGTTACAGGCGTGCAAAATGGAAGGGTTTCCCCTCGTCCCCCCT CAGCCGTCGGAAGACCTGGTTCCCTATGACACGGATCTGTACCAGCGCCAGACGCATGAGTATTACCCCTATCTCAGCAGCGATGGAGAGAGCCACAGTG ACCATTACTGGGACTTCCACCCCCACCACGTGCACAGCGAGTTCGAGAGCTTCCCCGAGAACCACTTCACGGAGCTGCAGAGTGTGCAGCCCCCCCAGCTGCAGCAGCTCTACCGCCACATGGAGCTGGAGCAGATGCACGTCCTCGACGCCCCCATGGCGCCGCCCCACGCCGGCCTCGGCCACCAG ATCCCCTACCTGCCCCGGATGTGCCTCCAGTACCCCCCCATGTCCCCGGCGCAGCCCAGCTCGGATGAGGAGGAGGGCGAGCGGCACAGCCCCCCGCTGGAGGTGTCTGACGGGGAGGCGGACGGCCTGGAGCCAGGGCCTGGCCTCCTGCACGGGGAAACAG gcagcAAGAAGAAGATCCGCCTGTACCAGTTCCTGCTGGACCTGCTGCGCAGCGGCGACATGAAGGACAGCATCTGGTGGGTGGACAAGGACAAGGGCACCTTCCAGTTCTCGTCCAAGCACAAGGAGGCGCTGGCGCACCGCTGGGGCATCCAGAAGGGCAACCGCAAGAAGATGACCTACCAGAAGATGGCCCGCGCGCTGCGCAACTACGGCAAGACGGGCGAGGTCAAGAAGGTCAAGAAGAAGCTCACCTACCAGTTCAGCGGGGAGGTGCTGGGCCGCGGGGGCCTGGCCGAGAGGCGCCACCCACCCCACTGA